Proteins found in one Streptomyces sp. CB09001 genomic segment:
- a CDS encoding right-handed parallel beta-helix repeat-containing protein, which yields MAQGTVQVTHTGTSRWRRRTGEYASLAAALEAAADGDVLTVAPGTYRENLVVQRAVTLRGPDGAQGSVRIAPVDGVPLTVRAPAVIQDLHVEGQDAAAPAVLVEDGTPELLGLRVVARSASGIEVRGARPTVRRCTVDNPAGVGIAVLDGGGGVFEECEVVAAGQAGVAVRSGAHPRLERCRVHHAAGSGLTATGEGSALEAVGCEVYEVRGSGVQVTARATAHLTDCDVHRTTGDGVTLDTDAVLTLADCRIHDIPENAVDLRSRSVLTLTRTSVRQFGRNGLSVWDPGTRVDANQCEIFDSTGDYPAVWVSDGATAVLDSCRVHDVPDALFVLDRGSRVDVVDSDLSQVRNTAVSVSDGATAQLDDCRIRDAATGAWFRDHGSGGTLNNCTLDGNRTGVIVTKGADPTIERCTVDSPSEAGVYVSAGGRGSFLNCRVTGSAGYGFHVIDGCRTTLRKCRTERCARGGYEFADGGPDTAYDSGPLVEDCTSDESTGLTSPAVPEPVVQTSAQSPGLLGSIPGQRTTEQEPLIAGTFPPEPARTSKAVLGELDALVGLDSVKREVRALTDMIEVGRRRQRAGLKAASVKRHLVFTGSPGTGKTTVARLYGEILASLGVLDKGHLVEVSRVDLVGEHIGSTAIRTQEAFQRAHGGVLFIDEAYALSPEDAGRDFGKEAIDTLVKLMEDQREAVVVIVAGYTAEMERFLSVNPGVASRFSRTITFGDYGPGELLRIVEQQADEHEYRLAPGTSEALTKYFTEIPKGPAFGNGRTARQTFEAMVERHASRVAQLSDPSTDDLTLLYPDDLPGLP from the coding sequence ATGGCACAGGGCACGGTCCAGGTGACGCACACCGGCACCTCGCGGTGGCGGCGCCGCACGGGTGAGTACGCATCGCTCGCCGCCGCCCTGGAGGCCGCGGCCGACGGTGACGTCCTCACCGTCGCCCCCGGGACCTACCGGGAGAACCTCGTCGTCCAGCGGGCGGTGACCCTGCGCGGGCCCGACGGCGCCCAGGGGTCGGTGCGCATCGCGCCGGTCGACGGCGTCCCGCTGACCGTGCGCGCCCCGGCGGTGATCCAGGACCTGCACGTGGAGGGCCAGGACGCGGCGGCGCCGGCGGTGCTGGTCGAGGACGGTACGCCGGAGCTGCTGGGCCTCAGGGTCGTCGCGCGTTCCGCCTCCGGGATAGAGGTGCGCGGCGCGCGTCCCACGGTGCGGCGCTGCACCGTCGACAATCCGGCCGGTGTCGGCATCGCCGTCCTGGACGGCGGGGGCGGCGTGTTCGAGGAGTGCGAGGTCGTCGCGGCCGGCCAGGCGGGCGTCGCGGTGCGCTCCGGCGCCCACCCCCGCCTCGAGCGCTGCCGGGTGCACCACGCGGCGGGTTCCGGACTGACGGCGACCGGCGAGGGCTCGGCGCTCGAGGCCGTGGGCTGCGAGGTCTATGAAGTGCGGGGCAGTGGCGTGCAGGTGACCGCCCGGGCCACGGCCCACCTGACCGACTGCGACGTGCACCGCACCACCGGCGACGGTGTCACGCTGGACACGGACGCGGTGCTCACCCTCGCCGACTGCCGCATCCACGACATCCCGGAGAACGCGGTCGACCTCAGGTCCCGCTCGGTCCTCACCCTGACCCGCACCAGCGTGCGGCAGTTCGGACGCAACGGCCTGTCGGTGTGGGACCCGGGCACACGCGTGGACGCAAACCAGTGCGAGATCTTCGACAGCACCGGCGACTACCCGGCGGTCTGGGTCAGTGACGGTGCCACCGCCGTGCTCGACTCCTGCCGGGTGCACGACGTGCCGGACGCGCTGTTCGTCCTGGACCGCGGCTCGCGCGTGGACGTCGTCGACAGCGACCTCTCCCAGGTGCGCAACACCGCCGTGTCGGTGAGCGACGGCGCCACCGCGCAGCTCGACGACTGCCGCATCCGGGACGCCGCCACCGGCGCCTGGTTCCGCGACCACGGCAGCGGCGGCACCCTGAACAACTGCACCCTGGACGGCAATCGCACCGGTGTGATCGTCACCAAGGGCGCCGACCCCACCATCGAGCGCTGCACGGTCGACTCGCCTTCCGAGGCGGGCGTGTACGTGTCGGCCGGAGGCCGCGGCAGCTTCCTGAACTGCCGGGTGACCGGCAGCGCCGGCTACGGCTTCCACGTGATCGACGGCTGTCGTACGACGCTGCGGAAGTGCCGCACGGAGCGGTGCGCGCGCGGCGGTTACGAGTTCGCGGACGGCGGCCCCGACACGGCGTACGACTCCGGGCCGCTCGTCGAGGACTGCACCAGTGACGAGAGCACCGGCCTGACGTCACCCGCCGTGCCCGAGCCGGTGGTGCAGACGTCGGCCCAGTCCCCCGGTCTGCTGGGCTCGATCCCCGGGCAGCGCACCACAGAGCAGGAGCCGCTGATCGCGGGCACCTTCCCGCCGGAGCCGGCCCGGACCTCGAAGGCCGTCCTGGGCGAACTGGACGCCCTGGTGGGCCTGGACAGTGTCAAGCGCGAGGTCCGGGCGCTGACCGACATGATCGAGGTGGGCCGGCGCCGGCAGCGGGCGGGCCTCAAGGCCGCGTCGGTCAAGCGGCACCTGGTCTTCACCGGCTCCCCGGGCACGGGCAAGACGACGGTCGCCCGGCTGTACGGCGAGATCCTCGCCTCGCTCGGGGTCCTGGACAAGGGCCATCTGGTCGAGGTGTCCCGGGTGGACCTGGTGGGCGAGCACATCGGCTCCACGGCGATCCGCACCCAGGAGGCGTTCCAGCGGGCGCACGGCGGCGTGCTGTTCATCGACGAGGCGTACGCGCTCTCGCCCGAGGACGCGGGCCGGGACTTCGGCAAGGAGGCCATCGACACGCTGGTCAAGCTGATGGAGGACCAGCGGGAGGCCGTCGTCGTGATCGTCGCGGGGTACACGGCGGAGATGGAGCGCTTCCTGTCCGTCAACCCCGGTGTGGCGTCCCGCTTCTCACGTACCATCACCTTCGGCGACTACGGCCCCGGGGAGCTGCTGCGGATCGTGGAGCAGCAGGCCGACGAGCACGAGTACCGGCTGGCGCCGGGCACGTCCGAGGCGCTGACGAAGTACTTCACCGAGATCCCCAAGGGCCCGGCCTTCGGCAACGGCCGCACCGCCCGCCAGACCTTCGAGGCGATGGTGGAACGGCACGCGAGCCGCGTCGCCCAGCTGTCCGACCCGAGCACGGACGACCTGACCCTGCTGTACCCGGACGACCTGCCCGGGCTGCCGTAA